The Podarcis muralis chromosome 10, rPodMur119.hap1.1, whole genome shotgun sequence genome includes a region encoding these proteins:
- the LOC114605772 gene encoding cathepsin E-A-like: protein MRVLLAALVYIPCITAVVRIPLTRFESIRGKLRKRGELHKLLEDRQPDIFVQRYPHCLPSDINLSQGLATERLYDYMNAQYYGEVSVGTPPQRFTVVFDTGSSDFWVPSARCYSKACSMHKRFESFMSYSYAQVGEPFYLQYGTGSLVGVTAKDTVQFSNLSIEAQDFGESVYEPDLTFTFAHFDGVLGLGYPSLSVLHGLPVFDNMLRQQLIEEPVFSFILNRGGNTENGGELIFGGIDHSLYKGSIHWVPVTEQKYWKIHMDNVKIQGEIAACREGCAAIVDSGTSLITGPPSQIIRLQQKIGAHPAPHGEFIVDCRRLSSLPPITFTIGQREYTITSKQYIIKQTSGGEAFCLSGFQALDLGPRSKPMWILGDVFMSAFYCVFDRGNNRVGFAHKAK, encoded by the exons GATCCCTCTAACGCGATTTGAATCTATCAGAGGAAAACTCCGTAAAAGAGGAGAGCTTCATAAGCTTCTTGAAGACCGCCAACCTGACATTTTTGTTCAGAGGTACCCGCACTGTCTCCCTTCAGATATTAATTTGTCACAGGGACTTGCAACAGAAAGGCTCTATGATTACATGAAT GCCCAGTACTATGGAGAGGTGAGTGTTGGCACTCCACCTCAGCGATTCACCGTAGTGTTTGACACCGGCTCCAGCGATTTTTGGGTCCCATCCGCTCGTTGCTACAGTAAAGCTTGCA GCATGCATAAGAGATTTGAGTCATTTATGTCATACTCCTATGCGCAAGTAGGGGAGCCGTTTTATTTACAATATGGGACTGGGAGTTTGGTCGGCGTCACTGCCAAAGACACCGTACAG TTCAGCAACCTTTCCATTGAGGCTCAAGACTTTGGAGAGTCCGTCTATGAGCCTGACCTGACCTTTACCTTTGCACACTTTGATGGGGTGCTGGGCTTGGGATATCCATCGTTGTCAGTGCTGCATGGACTTCCAGTATTCGacaatatgctgaggcaacaatTGATAGAGGAACCTGTATTTTCCTTCATCTTGAACAG aggAGGCAACACTGAGAATGGGGGTGAGTTGATATTTGGAGGCATTGACCATTCTCTCTACAAAGGGTCCATTCACTGGGTTCCAGTCACTGAGCAAAAGTATTGGAAAATTCATATGGACAA CGTGAAAATCCAGGGAGAGATAGCGGCATGCAGAGAGGGCTGTGCAGCCATTGTAGACTCGGGTACTTCTCTCATTACTGGCCCACCCTCACAAATAATACGACTGCAACAAAAAATCGGAGCCCACCCAGCACCGCATGGCGAG TTTATTGTAGACTGCAGAAGACTCTCCAGCCTGCCTCCGATAACCTTTACCATCGGGCAGAGAGAATACACAATAACTTCAAAGCAGTATATAATCAAG CAAACCAGTGGAGGAGAAGCTTTTTGCCTCAGTGGCTTTCAGGCTCTGGATCTCGGCCCCCGCAGCAAACCGATGTGGATTCTGGGAGACGTATTTATGTCAGCTTTCTATTGCGTCTTTGATCGCGGGAATAACAGAGTTGGATTTGCACACAAAGCAAAATAG
- the BEST3 gene encoding bestrophin-3 isoform X2 produces the protein MTVTYSSKVANATFFGFHRLLLKWKGSIYKLLYREFLLFAFLYTAISLLYRFFLTGSQKRYFEKLAIYCDKYAEQIPVTFVLGFYVTLVVNRWWNQFVNLPWPDRLMFLISSTIQGRDEHGRLLRRTLIRYVNLTSVLIFRSVSTAVYKRFPTMDHVVEGGFMTPEERKIFDELKSPHQKYWVPFVWFGNLAAKARQDGRIRDSVDLQTLLIEMNRYRSWCSLLFGYDWVGIPLVYTQVVTLAVYTFFFTCLIGRQFLDPEQNYPGHDLDLYIPIFTLLQFFFYAGWLKVSLLAVDEMHMNLPRMKKDIYWDDSAARPPYTLAAADSCIPSFLGSTIEMRLADSQFLHGENWPRNNDKPRRQHSMLRKVKRFLSVREGSPAPTRRSYQRQSSENSVFFPSHEMHHIGKLLEMHSRGRHFSSNSMKSHERGHGSMDLGVIRESSRNEGLETGYQSGAEESLAKMDLAAVEKMVVENEGRLNSQINRDINILTEEDFDNQSESETDSEGPVMTHCAPLHSSPTDLLTSPSKIAPPHMGSGQQDSSTSAKQEKEPHTHQSTTSSNLPNDQMWQYPDVFTHHAAPRTKTESLSTESGTMPGEGSLSTESTPTSSSPVAATNTFDISHLPEQVDARETDILYIVECSNEKNKGHL, from the exons ATGACAGTCACATACTCTAGTAAAGTAGCAAATGCCACTTTCTTTGGGTTCCACAGGTTGCTTCTCAAGTGGAAAGGAAGCATCTACAAACTGCTTTACAGAGAATTTTTGCTCTTTGCTTTTCTCTACACGGCAATAAGTCTATTATACAG ATTTTTTCTTACTGGTAGCCAGAAACGATACTTTGAAAAACTGGCCATTTATTGTGACAAATATGCAGAACAAATCCCAGTTACTTTTGTGCTTG GCTTCTATGTTACTTTGGTGGTGAACCGTTGGTGGAACCAGTTTGTAAATCTGCCGTGGCCAGACAGACTTATGTTCTTGATCTCCAGTACTATCCAGGGGAGAGACGAGCACGGCCGCTTGCTCAGAAGAACTCTAATACGTTACGTGAATTTAACGTCCGTCCTCATCTTCCGTTCAGTGAGCACAGCTGTCTATAAGCGATTTCCAACAATGGACCACGTGGTCGAAGGAG GTTTTATGACACCAGAGGAAAGGAAAATATTTGATGAACTTAAATCTCCCCACCAAAAATACTGGGTCCCCTTTGTCTGGTTTGGAAATTTGGCAGCAAAAGCGCGACAGGACGGAAGGATCAGAGACAGTGTAGACTTGCAGACCCTTTTGATC GAGATGAATCGTTATCGATCATGGTGTAGCCTGCTATTTGGTTATGACTGGGTTGGAATTCCCCTAGTGTACACACAG GTTGTAACACTTGCTGTCTACACCTTCTTCTTCACGTGCCTGATAGGACGTCAGTTTTTGGACCCTGAACAAAACTATCCAGGTCATGATTTAGATCTTTACATTCCTATCTTCACATTGTTACAGTTTTTCTTCTATGCAGGATGGCTAAAG GTTTCACTTCTGGCTGTTGATGAAATGCACATGAATTTACCCAGAATGAAAAAAGACATTTACTGGGATGATTCCGCCGCCCGCCCACCCTACACATTAGCAGCTGCAGACTCCTGCATTCCATCTTTCCTTGGATCCACCATCGAAATGCG CCTGGCTGATAGCCAGTTCCTCCATGGAGAAAACTGGCCGCGGAATAACGATAAACCCAGAAGGCAGCATTCGATGCTGAGAAAAGTGAAACGGTTCCTGAGTGTCCGTGAAGGCTCTCCTGCCCCAACAAGACGGTCCTACCAAAGGCAGTCGAGTGAGAACTCTGTTTTCTTCCCCTCTCACGAAATGCATCACATTGGCAAGTTGCTAGAAATGCACTCCAGGGGGAGACATTTCTCCTCAAACAGCATGAAAAGCCATGAGAGGGGGCACGGGAGCATGGATCTTGGAGTCATTAGAGAAAGCAGCAGGAATGAAGGTCTGGAGACAGGCTACCAGTCCGGTGCGGAAGAAAGCCTAGCTAAAATGGACTTGGCAGCCGTTGAAAAGATGGTCGTTGAAAATGAAGGCAGATTGAATTCACAAATAAACAGGGACATTAACATCCTGACAGAAGAAGATTTTGACAACCAAAGTGAGTCAGAGACTGATTCCGAAGGACCTGTGATGACCCACTGTGCcccgctgcacagctctcccacaGATTTGCTCACATCTCCTTCAAAAATTGCACCACCTCATATGGGATCCGGGCAACAGGATTCATCCACTAGTGCAAAACAGGAAAAGGAACCTCACACCCATCAAAGCACCACATCCAGCAACCTGCCAAATGATCAAATGTGGCAATACCCAGATGTTTTTACTCACCATGCGGCACCTAGGACAAAAACTGAATCTCTTTCAACAGAGTCTGGGACAATGCCTGGAGAAGGCAGCTTAAGTACTGAGAGCACTcccacttcttcttctcctgtTGCTGCTACTAATACATTTGACATAAGCCACTTACCGGAACAAGTGGATGCTAGAGAAACTGATATCCTTTATATTGTTGAGTGTAGCaatgagaaaaataaaggacacCTCTGA
- the BEST3 gene encoding bestrophin-3 isoform X1, whose protein sequence is MTVTYSSKVANATFFGFHRLLLKWKGSIYKLLYREFLLFAFLYTAISLLYRFFLTGSQKRYFEKLAIYCDKYAEQIPVTFVLGFYVTLVVNRWWNQFVNLPWPDRLMFLISSTIQGRDEHGRLLRRTLIRYVNLTSVLIFRSVSTAVYKRFPTMDHVVEGGFMTPEERKIFDELKSPHQKYWVPFVWFGNLAAKARQDGRIRDSVDLQTLLIEMNRYRSWCSLLFGYDWVGIPLVYTQVVTLAVYTFFFTCLIGRQFLDPEQNYPGHDLDLYIPIFTLLQFFFYAGWLKVAEQLINPFGEDDDDFETNWCIDRNLQVSLLAVDEMHMNLPRMKKDIYWDDSAARPPYTLAAADSCIPSFLGSTIEMRLADSQFLHGENWPRNNDKPRRQHSMLRKVKRFLSVREGSPAPTRRSYQRQSSENSVFFPSHEMHHIGKLLEMHSRGRHFSSNSMKSHERGHGSMDLGVIRESSRNEGLETGYQSGAEESLAKMDLAAVEKMVVENEGRLNSQINRDINILTEEDFDNQSESETDSEGPVMTHCAPLHSSPTDLLTSPSKIAPPHMGSGQQDSSTSAKQEKEPHTHQSTTSSNLPNDQMWQYPDVFTHHAAPRTKTESLSTESGTMPGEGSLSTESTPTSSSPVAATNTFDISHLPEQVDARETDILYIVECSNEKNKGHL, encoded by the exons ATGACAGTCACATACTCTAGTAAAGTAGCAAATGCCACTTTCTTTGGGTTCCACAGGTTGCTTCTCAAGTGGAAAGGAAGCATCTACAAACTGCTTTACAGAGAATTTTTGCTCTTTGCTTTTCTCTACACGGCAATAAGTCTATTATACAG ATTTTTTCTTACTGGTAGCCAGAAACGATACTTTGAAAAACTGGCCATTTATTGTGACAAATATGCAGAACAAATCCCAGTTACTTTTGTGCTTG GCTTCTATGTTACTTTGGTGGTGAACCGTTGGTGGAACCAGTTTGTAAATCTGCCGTGGCCAGACAGACTTATGTTCTTGATCTCCAGTACTATCCAGGGGAGAGACGAGCACGGCCGCTTGCTCAGAAGAACTCTAATACGTTACGTGAATTTAACGTCCGTCCTCATCTTCCGTTCAGTGAGCACAGCTGTCTATAAGCGATTTCCAACAATGGACCACGTGGTCGAAGGAG GTTTTATGACACCAGAGGAAAGGAAAATATTTGATGAACTTAAATCTCCCCACCAAAAATACTGGGTCCCCTTTGTCTGGTTTGGAAATTTGGCAGCAAAAGCGCGACAGGACGGAAGGATCAGAGACAGTGTAGACTTGCAGACCCTTTTGATC GAGATGAATCGTTATCGATCATGGTGTAGCCTGCTATTTGGTTATGACTGGGTTGGAATTCCCCTAGTGTACACACAG GTTGTAACACTTGCTGTCTACACCTTCTTCTTCACGTGCCTGATAGGACGTCAGTTTTTGGACCCTGAACAAAACTATCCAGGTCATGATTTAGATCTTTACATTCCTATCTTCACATTGTTACAGTTTTTCTTCTATGCAGGATGGCTAAAG GTTGCTGAGCAGCTCATCAACCCATTTGGTGAAGACGACGATGATTTTGAAACAAATTGGTGCATCGATAGGAATCTGCAG GTTTCACTTCTGGCTGTTGATGAAATGCACATGAATTTACCCAGAATGAAAAAAGACATTTACTGGGATGATTCCGCCGCCCGCCCACCCTACACATTAGCAGCTGCAGACTCCTGCATTCCATCTTTCCTTGGATCCACCATCGAAATGCG CCTGGCTGATAGCCAGTTCCTCCATGGAGAAAACTGGCCGCGGAATAACGATAAACCCAGAAGGCAGCATTCGATGCTGAGAAAAGTGAAACGGTTCCTGAGTGTCCGTGAAGGCTCTCCTGCCCCAACAAGACGGTCCTACCAAAGGCAGTCGAGTGAGAACTCTGTTTTCTTCCCCTCTCACGAAATGCATCACATTGGCAAGTTGCTAGAAATGCACTCCAGGGGGAGACATTTCTCCTCAAACAGCATGAAAAGCCATGAGAGGGGGCACGGGAGCATGGATCTTGGAGTCATTAGAGAAAGCAGCAGGAATGAAGGTCTGGAGACAGGCTACCAGTCCGGTGCGGAAGAAAGCCTAGCTAAAATGGACTTGGCAGCCGTTGAAAAGATGGTCGTTGAAAATGAAGGCAGATTGAATTCACAAATAAACAGGGACATTAACATCCTGACAGAAGAAGATTTTGACAACCAAAGTGAGTCAGAGACTGATTCCGAAGGACCTGTGATGACCCACTGTGCcccgctgcacagctctcccacaGATTTGCTCACATCTCCTTCAAAAATTGCACCACCTCATATGGGATCCGGGCAACAGGATTCATCCACTAGTGCAAAACAGGAAAAGGAACCTCACACCCATCAAAGCACCACATCCAGCAACCTGCCAAATGATCAAATGTGGCAATACCCAGATGTTTTTACTCACCATGCGGCACCTAGGACAAAAACTGAATCTCTTTCAACAGAGTCTGGGACAATGCCTGGAGAAGGCAGCTTAAGTACTGAGAGCACTcccacttcttcttctcctgtTGCTGCTACTAATACATTTGACATAAGCCACTTACCGGAACAAGTGGATGCTAGAGAAACTGATATCCTTTATATTGTTGAGTGTAGCaatgagaaaaataaaggacacCTCTGA